One window of uncultured Trichococcus sp. genomic DNA carries:
- the guaD gene encoding guanine deaminase: protein MDHAYSKVFRGTAFTSRSPQEVSVLEDCLFCLDAEGVIRRIQKPQDADYGTILATYGETEKFHELAEGQYFLPGFIDLHIHAPQWAQAGTAMDIPLHDWLDTYTFPLESKFSDLDFARKVYQDLVVTLLADGTTTALYFATIHKEASYLLAQICADKGQRGLVGKVVMDDKEQNPAYYRDESTESALADTEDFIQRVQELNKTTKQGVYPVVTPRFIPSCTDEALAGLGKLAKKYGTHIQSHCSESDWEHNYVLERMHKSDTFALNEMGLLQDKAVMAHAVFLSDADADLFAETGTAIAHCPISNVCFSNGVLPAARFTRKGIDIGLGTDISGGFSPSLFDNIRQAVISSRMLEEGVDPSLAAPERGLPHSRITANEAFYYATAGGGESLSLPIGRLEENYAWDVQVIDVNALNAELPLFDDGISMENLLHKILFLSRPENIREVWVQGECVDKRK from the coding sequence ATGGATCATGCATATTCTAAAGTGTTTCGGGGGACGGCCTTCACCAGCAGGTCGCCGCAGGAAGTGAGCGTACTGGAGGATTGTCTGTTTTGTCTGGATGCGGAAGGCGTGATCAGGCGCATCCAGAAGCCGCAAGATGCTGATTATGGAACGATTTTGGCTACCTACGGCGAAACGGAAAAATTCCACGAGCTTGCTGAGGGACAGTATTTTCTGCCGGGGTTCATCGATCTGCACATCCACGCTCCGCAATGGGCGCAGGCCGGCACTGCCATGGACATCCCTTTGCATGATTGGCTGGACACCTATACCTTCCCACTAGAATCGAAATTCTCCGATCTGGATTTCGCCCGCAAAGTCTATCAGGACCTTGTCGTTACCTTGTTGGCTGACGGTACGACGACCGCGCTCTATTTCGCGACCATCCACAAGGAAGCCAGCTATCTCTTGGCCCAGATTTGCGCGGACAAAGGCCAACGCGGTTTGGTCGGGAAAGTGGTCATGGACGACAAGGAACAGAATCCGGCGTATTACCGCGATGAAAGTACAGAGAGCGCATTGGCGGATACGGAAGATTTCATCCAACGCGTTCAGGAATTGAATAAGACGACCAAACAAGGCGTCTACCCGGTTGTGACTCCCCGCTTCATCCCGAGCTGCACGGACGAAGCGTTGGCGGGTCTCGGCAAGTTGGCGAAAAAATATGGCACGCACATCCAATCACATTGCAGCGAAAGCGATTGGGAGCACAACTACGTCCTCGAACGTATGCACAAGAGCGACACGTTTGCGCTCAATGAGATGGGGCTTCTGCAGGACAAAGCGGTCATGGCGCACGCCGTCTTCCTTTCGGATGCGGATGCCGATTTGTTTGCCGAAACCGGCACAGCAATCGCTCATTGTCCGATTTCGAATGTCTGCTTTTCGAACGGTGTCCTTCCCGCTGCCCGTTTCACTCGGAAAGGGATCGACATCGGCTTGGGAACGGACATCTCCGGAGGCTTCTCCCCCAGCCTTTTCGACAATATCCGACAGGCTGTCATCTCCTCGAGGATGCTGGAGGAAGGCGTTGATCCGTCGCTTGCGGCTCCGGAACGCGGCTTGCCGCATTCTCGGATTACCGCCAACGAGGCGTTCTACTATGCGACTGCCGGCGGAGGAGAGAGCCTGAGCCTGCCGATCGGGCGCCTGGAGGAAAACTATGCCTGGGATGTCCAAGTGATCGACGTCAACGCGCTGAACGCCGAACTGCCGCTGTTCGACGACGGGATTTCGATGGAAAATCTGCTGCACAAGATCCTCTTTTTGAGCCGTCCGGAAAACATCCGCGAGGTCTGGGTCCAGGGGGAATGCGTGGATAAACGGAAGTAA
- a CDS encoding VOC family protein: MNQKLVEICLRVRNIDATLDFYTDLFDFEVASHRKFPENKFDLIYLNSPGSSVQIELTYNYDAEPYNVGNGFSHLGVTVDDLEKMHEVCKASAYETGELKGLSGGTPTYFFVTDPDGYRIEVKRAK; the protein is encoded by the coding sequence ATGAACCAAAAACTCGTTGAGATTTGCCTGCGTGTCAGAAATATTGACGCTACTTTAGACTTCTATACTGATCTATTTGATTTTGAGGTTGCCAGCCACAGAAAATTCCCTGAAAATAAGTTTGATTTAATTTATCTGAATTCTCCCGGTTCTTCTGTGCAAATTGAACTCACTTACAATTACGATGCCGAGCCATATAATGTAGGAAATGGCTTCAGTCATTTAGGCGTGACTGTCGATGACTTGGAAAAAATGCATGAAGTTTGTAAAGCTTCTGCTTATGAAACAGGTGAGTTAAAGGGACTTTCAGGTGGCACACCGACTTATTTCTTTGTGACGGACCCTGATGGCTATCGAATCGAAGTAAAGCGCGCAAAATAA
- a CDS encoding nucleobase:cation symporter-2 family protein encodes MEEKVHTGLTYGVEDKPDLGTTIVLGFQNVITAFGGLVAVPLIIAGIAGFGVEDTAYMVSAALLASGIVSIIQSKGFGPKWFRVGAGLPTIMGTDFAFVAPAASVIGAGGITAYFGGTMLGALLEVGLSYFVKPLLKFFPPVVTGSVISLMGMTLMSVAMGWAGGGFGSEDFGNPMNIGIAVLVFLVIALINHYGPSRIAPAAVLIGAAIGYVVCIPLGMVDFGQVVAAEWFALPQFFKFGVPDFKLEYAIPFVSGYLVTVIETVGVMQTLGAVTETKLTDERIAAGVRADGFGSFIAPFIGSGPAATFSQNAGLIPLTRNASRKVAIMGGIIMIVMSLFPKFATLISIMPQPVLGGAGILMFGTVAAAGVQSLSRVEFNNRNMIIVASALGVGLGVSFVPDTVAQLPGILSGLFSSGISAGTIVALVLNIILKEKA; translated from the coding sequence ATGGAAGAGAAAGTACATACAGGCCTGACCTACGGTGTGGAAGACAAACCGGATTTAGGCACAACAATCGTTTTAGGGTTTCAGAACGTCATCACCGCTTTCGGTGGTTTAGTGGCAGTACCGCTTATCATTGCCGGAATCGCAGGTTTCGGGGTTGAGGATACTGCTTATATGGTCAGTGCGGCGCTTTTGGCCTCGGGTATCGTTTCAATCATTCAATCAAAAGGTTTTGGTCCGAAATGGTTCCGCGTCGGTGCAGGCTTGCCGACGATCATGGGAACTGACTTTGCCTTTGTGGCACCGGCTGCATCCGTCATCGGTGCGGGCGGCATCACCGCCTACTTCGGCGGTACGATGTTGGGCGCATTGCTAGAGGTTGGTTTAAGTTATTTCGTAAAACCATTATTGAAATTTTTCCCGCCGGTCGTTACCGGATCGGTTATCTCCTTGATGGGGATGACGCTGATGTCCGTTGCGATGGGCTGGGCAGGCGGCGGTTTCGGGTCTGAGGATTTCGGTAATCCGATGAATATCGGTATCGCAGTGCTTGTGTTCCTGGTCATCGCGTTGATCAACCATTATGGGCCAAGCAGAATCGCGCCAGCCGCTGTTCTGATCGGTGCCGCAATCGGTTATGTCGTCTGCATTCCGTTGGGGATGGTCGACTTCGGCCAAGTCGTTGCCGCTGAATGGTTCGCCTTACCACAATTCTTCAAATTCGGAGTTCCTGATTTCAAGCTTGAATACGCAATTCCTTTTGTATCCGGCTATCTGGTAACCGTCATTGAAACAGTCGGTGTTATGCAGACGCTTGGTGCTGTTACGGAAACGAAACTGACGGATGAAAGAATCGCTGCCGGCGTCCGCGCGGATGGTTTCGGCTCGTTCATCGCGCCTTTCATCGGTTCCGGTCCTGCCGCAACCTTCAGCCAAAATGCCGGATTGATTCCGTTGACCCGCAATGCTTCCCGTAAAGTCGCTATCATGGGCGGTATCATCATGATCGTGATGAGCCTTTTCCCTAAATTCGCTACACTGATTTCAATCATGCCGCAACCTGTATTGGGTGGTGCCGGCATCTTGATGTTCGGTACGGTTGCTGCGGCCGGTGTGCAATCACTGTCCCGTGTTGAATTCAACAACCGCAACATGATCATCGTCGCTTCTGCCTTGGGTGTCGGTCTGGGTGTTTCCTTTGTGCCGGATACAGTGGCGCAATTGCCAGGCATCTTGAGCGGATTGTTCTCATCCGGTATCTCGGCAGGAACAATTGTTGCGTTGGTATTGAACATCATTTTGAAAGAAAAAGCCTAA
- a CDS encoding NUDIX domain-containing protein — protein sequence MKSEKSCGAIVLSPDNTNRKVLLIKHENGGHWAFPKGHVEEGETEVETALREIKEETGLNADLSTSFRKSVSYSPAPGVMKEVVYFIAFAHTETIEKQDAEVTDFAWMPFNEALQAITYDNDKNILQSAIDFIEGMKN from the coding sequence ATGAAATCAGAAAAGTCATGTGGAGCCATCGTGCTCTCCCCAGACAACACGAACCGAAAAGTATTATTGATCAAACATGAGAACGGCGGCCATTGGGCATTCCCGAAAGGCCACGTCGAGGAAGGCGAAACGGAAGTCGAAACAGCATTGAGGGAAATCAAGGAAGAAACCGGCCTGAACGCTGACCTCAGCACCTCTTTCCGGAAATCCGTCAGCTACTCCCCGGCTCCCGGCGTTATGAAAGAAGTCGTCTACTTCATCGCCTTCGCTCACACGGAAACGATCGAAAAACAGGATGCCGAAGTCACCGACTTCGCCTGGATGCCGTTCAACGAAGCTTTGCAGGCCATCACCTACGACAACGACAAAAACATCCTGCAGTCCGCCATCGATTTCATTGAAGGCATGAAAAACTAA
- a CDS encoding GntR family transcriptional regulator: protein MQKYVIISNDIRNKIVKGEYVANQQIPFEKDMCIHYNASKMTVKKALDILVAEGLVIKRRGSGTFVKDLNLEEIERVTMANQFRGTTALNAGKKVHSKILNFSIVKVPEEAAKKLNISAGSFVYDIYRVRYVEDEPTVMEKIYMPIDLIPNIKDKNVTGSIYEYIENELKLNIQSAHRTVSVRKATDFEAEELGLEKGDPVAVAEQIGYFDTGNAFEFSTSVHRYDKFAVEIVLARN, encoded by the coding sequence ATGCAAAAATATGTCATCATATCCAATGATATCCGGAACAAAATCGTAAAAGGGGAGTACGTGGCCAATCAACAGATACCTTTCGAAAAAGATATGTGCATTCATTACAACGCAAGTAAAATGACGGTCAAAAAAGCATTGGATATTCTGGTTGCGGAAGGCCTGGTCATCAAGAGGAGAGGCTCCGGTACTTTTGTTAAGGATCTGAACTTGGAAGAAATCGAGCGTGTTACGATGGCGAATCAATTCCGCGGCACGACTGCGCTCAATGCAGGGAAGAAGGTCCACAGCAAAATACTTAATTTTTCAATCGTGAAGGTACCGGAAGAAGCAGCGAAAAAGCTGAATATTTCAGCGGGCAGTTTTGTATACGACATTTATCGGGTACGCTATGTGGAGGACGAGCCCACCGTGATGGAAAAAATCTACATGCCGATTGATTTGATACCGAACATCAAGGATAAAAATGTCACAGGCTCGATCTATGAGTATATCGAGAACGAGCTAAAGTTGAACATTCAGAGTGCGCACAGGACGGTTTCTGTCCGCAAAGCGACTGATTTTGAAGCGGAGGAGCTTGGACTGGAAAAGGGTGATCCTGTGGCGGTAGCCGAGCAAATCGGCTATTTCGATACCGGAAATGCGTTTGAATTCTCCACCTCTGTCCATCGCTACGATAAGTTTGCCGTCGAAATCGTTTTGGCGCGCAATTGA
- a CDS encoding DUF3784 domain-containing protein, whose product MIFFFPTVMLLIVGWLIKYKKVTWLISGYNTAPREEKQKYDIEKLCKYMGNFIFVLASIFFVMAITSLLFNKNVDTITRFGFGVLIIVTVSGIVYLNTNNRVKK is encoded by the coding sequence ATGATATTTTTTTTCCCGACAGTTATGCTTTTGATAGTTGGCTGGTTGATAAAATACAAAAAAGTAACATGGCTGATTTCAGGATATAATACAGCTCCCAGAGAGGAAAAACAGAAATATGACATTGAAAAACTATGCAAATATATGGGTAATTTCATATTCGTATTGGCAAGCATATTTTTTGTGATGGCAATTACAAGCCTTTTGTTCAATAAAAATGTTGACACGATTACAAGGTTTGGTTTTGGAGTATTGATCATTGTCACAGTATCCGGAATTGTATATTTAAATACAAATAACAGGGTGAAAAAGTAA
- a CDS encoding DEAD/DEAH box helicase, with the protein MQAFDSLSRDIQQYIYDKGWPSLTRIQNAAIKQVVNTDHNLILSAPTASGKTEAAFIPALNSVEDWETGLKVLYISPLKALINDQFQRINELSAYLDIPITRWHGEVSQAQKKKVVNQPKGVLLITPESIEGMLVNRPGEAQHLFKGVEWIIIDELHSFLGTERGVHLQSLLQRISQFMQAPRFIAMSATLNKKDFGYAKAFFGSQRDTDILVDRDKNDLLITIDYKSGEAGPFVARESLEAIYQYSKTETMLIFPNSRNRVEEITHKLDKMAKKENAPIRYFAHHSSVDKLLREEVEFFAKNNEDQLFTITCTSTLELGIDIGSVDSVVQYGSPPSTSSLSQRLGRSGRRSHQSILHIVEDDSWEMLQTYAALDLLERGEMDATEMIETPYNALAHQVMAILFQKVSMPMTQLLQLNKTFPVWRAIPDEDLALLIDYMVEKDFIEIMDDEAIVGLEGERLLRSRDFYALFFTTSDFSVHYQHERIGSLPFTPEIQIESKILLAGRVWIVKDIDVKAKRIMVEMTKEGRPPKFISDEGFVSNEVRENMEKLLRTGEYLTLNNDKITRDFDFLKSALYYDDGNYWYEDNQTNIGIVTFRGTKFNIALLLLIKSIAAEGEKYQLHDKHSLITGPDIKRMVERLAGGDVSLDTVVAYLEKNEKAIEELTAHQKFMQLVPTSLKIRWILNNFFSV; encoded by the coding sequence ATGCAGGCATTCGATAGTCTCAGCCGGGATATCCAACAGTACATCTATGATAAAGGCTGGCCAAGCTTAACGCGCATCCAAAATGCAGCCATCAAACAGGTTGTCAATACCGATCACAACCTGATTCTGTCCGCTCCGACGGCATCCGGGAAAACGGAAGCGGCATTCATCCCGGCGCTGAACAGTGTGGAAGATTGGGAAACGGGGCTGAAGGTGCTGTACATCTCTCCTTTGAAAGCACTGATCAATGATCAATTCCAGCGCATCAACGAACTCAGTGCATATCTGGATATTCCGATTACGCGCTGGCATGGTGAAGTATCCCAGGCGCAGAAAAAGAAAGTTGTCAATCAACCGAAAGGGGTTCTATTGATCACGCCGGAATCGATTGAGGGCATGCTGGTGAATCGTCCTGGCGAAGCGCAGCACCTCTTTAAAGGTGTGGAGTGGATCATCATCGATGAACTGCACAGTTTCCTGGGGACGGAACGGGGTGTTCATTTGCAATCGCTGCTGCAACGGATCAGCCAATTCATGCAAGCGCCACGTTTCATCGCGATGAGCGCAACCTTGAACAAAAAGGATTTCGGCTATGCGAAGGCCTTCTTCGGCAGCCAACGCGATACGGACATTCTCGTGGACCGTGATAAAAATGATCTGCTCATCACGATAGACTACAAGAGCGGTGAGGCGGGCCCATTCGTTGCAAGGGAATCCTTGGAAGCGATCTACCAGTATTCCAAAACAGAAACGATGCTGATTTTTCCGAATTCCCGCAACAGAGTGGAAGAAATCACCCATAAATTGGATAAGATGGCAAAAAAAGAGAACGCGCCTATCCGCTATTTTGCTCATCATTCATCGGTGGATAAACTTTTGCGTGAAGAAGTTGAATTTTTCGCCAAAAACAACGAGGATCAGCTGTTCACGATCACCTGCACCTCCACTTTGGAATTGGGGATAGACATCGGATCAGTGGACAGCGTGGTGCAGTACGGATCCCCACCATCCACTTCATCGCTGAGCCAAAGACTGGGGCGCAGCGGACGGAGAAGCCACCAAAGCATCCTGCACATTGTGGAAGATGACTCTTGGGAAATGCTTCAGACCTACGCCGCATTGGATTTGCTGGAACGGGGTGAAATGGATGCGACAGAAATGATCGAGACACCCTACAACGCCTTGGCGCATCAGGTGATGGCGATTCTCTTCCAGAAGGTCAGTATGCCGATGACGCAATTGTTGCAGCTGAATAAAACCTTTCCGGTCTGGAGAGCGATTCCGGATGAAGATTTGGCGCTGTTGATCGACTACATGGTGGAAAAAGATTTCATCGAAATCATGGATGATGAAGCGATTGTCGGCTTGGAGGGGGAACGTCTGCTGCGCTCCAGGGATTTTTACGCACTGTTTTTCACGACAAGTGATTTTTCTGTCCATTACCAGCATGAGCGCATTGGCAGCCTGCCGTTCACGCCAGAAATCCAGATCGAAAGCAAAATCCTGCTGGCGGGCAGGGTGTGGATCGTGAAAGATATCGATGTCAAGGCCAAGCGCATCATGGTGGAAATGACGAAAGAAGGAAGGCCGCCGAAATTCATCAGCGACGAAGGCTTCGTCTCCAATGAAGTGCGTGAAAATATGGAAAAGCTGCTGCGGACGGGAGAGTATCTGACCCTGAACAATGACAAGATCACACGTGATTTTGATTTTCTGAAGAGTGCACTCTACTACGATGACGGGAACTATTGGTATGAGGACAACCAGACGAATATAGGCATCGTGACATTCAGAGGGACCAAGTTCAATATCGCATTGTTGCTGCTCATCAAGAGCATTGCGGCTGAGGGTGAAAAATATCAACTGCACGACAAGCACTCCTTGATCACGGGTCCCGACATAAAAAGGATGGTGGAACGACTCGCTGGAGGGGATGTTTCTCTGGATACTGTCGTAGCGTATCTGGAGAAAAACGAAAAGGCCATCGAAGAGTTGACGGCCCATCAAAAATTTATGCAATTGGTTCCCACAAGTTTGAAAATCAGGTGGATCCTGAACAACTTCTTTTCGGTTTGA
- a CDS encoding BREX system ATP-binding domain-containing protein, with translation MAESKLRKKDAQTIIASLEAGVVPVKGVQHVLVGRSNEVKEIIDTLQKLEDGNSDLRFWVGDFGSGKSFVLRTIESLALQKNFVVSTIDLTPTRRFYDSSGKALALYNEVVNKIVIKNNRDGNAIETIVQQWIQVLLEQIAAENSLTVPMLMEKAHWKLVENAILKTTNSFYSSGLSYEFGQALMKYFEGIAGDNMSLQIEAIRWIRGDITTKTEASKELGIKNVINDSNYLIALKNLAELFLKIGYKGFVINFDESVNLYKLPRALTREKNYEMILNLYNETKTNEAKGLFINFGATKNTVYDERRGLASYGALKTRFGNELMKNKDYVNVNSTVIDLKPLTAEEIFILLTKLLEIYNTAYQTTLTVKDSEIQRYMEDQLNRPGAAAFLTPRSVIKDYIEILSLQRQNPDHSFSHILADRFGRKSSVVVKDADDHDEIEVY, from the coding sequence ATGGCTGAAAGCAAGCTGAGAAAGAAGGATGCCCAAACGATTATTGCCTCGCTTGAGGCGGGCGTCGTACCTGTAAAAGGGGTACAGCATGTGTTGGTGGGCAGGAGCAATGAGGTCAAGGAAATCATCGATACCTTGCAAAAATTGGAGGACGGCAACAGTGATCTGCGGTTTTGGGTAGGCGATTTCGGGTCGGGCAAAAGTTTTGTTTTGCGGACGATCGAATCGCTGGCGCTGCAAAAGAATTTCGTAGTCTCCACGATCGACTTGACCCCGACGCGTCGGTTCTATGATTCATCAGGGAAGGCCTTGGCGCTCTATAACGAAGTCGTCAATAAAATCGTCATCAAGAATAACCGCGACGGGAATGCGATCGAAACGATCGTCCAGCAATGGATTCAGGTTCTGCTCGAGCAGATTGCCGCAGAAAACAGCCTCACCGTTCCCATGTTGATGGAAAAGGCCCATTGGAAATTGGTGGAGAATGCCATCTTGAAGACGACGAATTCCTTCTATTCATCGGGTCTTTCCTATGAATTCGGGCAAGCGCTGATGAAATATTTCGAAGGGATTGCGGGAGACAATATGTCCCTTCAGATTGAAGCGATTCGCTGGATCCGCGGGGATATCACGACGAAAACGGAAGCCTCCAAAGAATTGGGCATCAAGAATGTCATCAACGACTCAAACTATCTCATCGCCTTGAAAAATTTGGCGGAATTGTTCCTGAAGATCGGCTACAAGGGGTTTGTCATAAACTTTGATGAATCGGTCAATCTGTACAAATTGCCCCGCGCCTTGACCCGTGAAAAAAATTATGAAATGATCCTCAATCTGTACAACGAAACGAAAACCAACGAAGCAAAAGGCTTGTTCATCAACTTTGGCGCTACGAAGAACACGGTTTACGACGAACGCAGAGGATTGGCCAGTTATGGCGCTTTGAAAACACGCTTCGGGAACGAATTGATGAAAAATAAGGACTATGTCAATGTGAACAGCACCGTCATCGATCTGAAGCCGCTGACAGCGGAGGAGATCTTTATCCTTTTGACCAAGCTGTTGGAAATATACAATACGGCCTATCAAACGACACTGACGGTGAAGGACAGCGAAATCCAGCGATACATGGAAGACCAGCTGAACCGCCCGGGAGCTGCAGCATTTTTGACGCCGCGGTCCGTCATCAAGGATTATATCGAAATTCTGTCCTTGCAGCGCCAGAACCCGGACCATTCTTTCAGCCATATACTTGCCGATCGCTTCGGCAGAAAGTCTTCCGTTGTGGTGAAGGATGCAGATGACCACGATGAGATAGAGGTTTACTGA
- a CDS encoding tellurite resistance TerB C-terminal domain-containing protein gives MFDFINKIFKNKRLTEEEKISIIELVNNEESFIKPRDLIAERERQKIAQKKAEKKAAGKAWISYVSPPVRLNDNFTKQIEEVVSALFERLCTVVDVELKKKHKNIKHVKYERYYYHVTAFDEIYRLSREVVCSTYRLDNVHVSVFFSYDLRTMLSRDIQKILTHELEAYRENLPFPDEETRDKFGLTQFGSKIVWWDPSGMLRDKQFFDGTEMAYFDHLRKRATRFTEVPTIMTLCLRKYADLMQIVLHDIEDGSIKWKIKPNNYFRKYFHLPLDDERIWAETVRLPADLYLLAENMIRKEVEGLRVLPAEESMQNLQKYLPIETFQRIQIYLSQKVELELDYQTVTALRNVNKTVWHEAANLLIRQSLEQVSGLLEVVAQDPDLKKIATKVIKQSEDPDKRIIFIFLMEKMALPVSKALQKERDGFIHPTRQNDYQQLLLDANLHLENLPELLNDCTQPMRREINLDTALITASHSALDTIIEMVDTYLSEDETSEGMDAALSLNLFAEMEISLAEEQSETESVVSTSVAVSAVTTEEPENPDSEQESEHMRFLKQMVASNGISLDDFKKQAKNKGKLHQAYLTELNEVLYEIFDDQVLVISQQQVIIEEDFMEEMREWIDG, from the coding sequence ATGTTCGACTTTATAAATAAAATATTCAAAAATAAGCGATTAACCGAGGAAGAAAAGATATCGATCATTGAATTGGTGAATAATGAGGAGTCTTTCATCAAACCGAGAGATCTCATCGCGGAGCGGGAACGTCAGAAAATAGCTCAAAAGAAAGCCGAGAAAAAGGCTGCGGGAAAAGCTTGGATCAGCTACGTTTCGCCACCAGTAAGATTGAATGACAATTTTACAAAGCAAATCGAGGAAGTGGTTAGTGCATTATTTGAAAGATTATGCACTGTCGTCGATGTTGAGCTCAAAAAAAAGCATAAGAACATCAAACACGTGAAATATGAGCGATACTATTACCATGTGACTGCTTTTGACGAAATCTATCGGCTATCCAGAGAGGTGGTCTGTTCTACTTACAGGCTGGATAATGTCCACGTGTCTGTGTTTTTTTCGTATGACTTGAGAACCATGCTGTCCAGAGACATCCAAAAAATCCTTACGCATGAGTTAGAAGCGTACCGGGAAAATTTACCCTTTCCGGATGAAGAGACCAGGGATAAATTTGGCTTGACTCAATTCGGCAGCAAAATCGTTTGGTGGGATCCGTCCGGAATGCTGCGCGACAAACAATTTTTTGACGGTACCGAAATGGCGTATTTCGATCATCTAAGGAAAAGGGCGACGAGATTTACCGAAGTACCGACTATCATGACCCTTTGTTTGCGGAAATACGCAGACCTCATGCAGATTGTGTTGCATGACATTGAGGATGGATCCATCAAATGGAAGATCAAACCAAATAATTATTTCAGGAAATATTTCCACTTGCCATTGGATGATGAACGTATCTGGGCAGAAACGGTCCGCTTGCCGGCAGACCTTTATCTCCTGGCTGAAAACATGATCCGCAAGGAGGTCGAGGGTCTCCGGGTGTTGCCAGCTGAGGAAAGTATGCAAAATCTGCAAAAATATTTGCCTATAGAAACGTTCCAGAGGATCCAAATATATCTGAGCCAAAAAGTTGAGCTGGAGCTGGATTATCAGACCGTAACAGCATTGCGGAACGTGAACAAGACTGTTTGGCATGAGGCCGCCAATCTGCTCATCAGACAATCGCTTGAGCAGGTTAGTGGGCTGCTTGAGGTTGTTGCACAAGATCCGGATTTGAAAAAGATAGCCACGAAAGTGATCAAGCAAAGCGAGGATCCGGATAAGCGCATCATTTTTATTTTCTTGATGGAAAAAATGGCTTTGCCGGTATCAAAAGCGCTGCAAAAAGAACGGGATGGTTTCATTCATCCAACCAGACAGAACGATTATCAACAGTTGCTGCTTGATGCGAATCTGCATTTGGAAAATTTACCCGAGCTTCTAAATGACTGCACGCAACCGATGCGCAGAGAAATCAATCTGGACACAGCCTTGATCACCGCATCACATTCTGCCTTGGATACCATCATTGAGATGGTCGACACCTACCTGAGTGAGGATGAAACAAGCGAAGGGATGGATGCGGCTCTGAGCCTGAACCTGTTTGCCGAAATGGAGATATCGCTGGCTGAGGAACAAAGTGAAACGGAAAGTGTGGTCTCTACATCGGTAGCTGTTTCAGCCGTCACTACAGAAGAACCGGAAAATCCGGACAGTGAGCAGGAGTCTGAGCATATGCGATTCTTGAAACAGATGGTGGCAAGCAATGGGATATCTTTGGATGATTTCAAGAAACAGGCAAAAAATAAAGGGAAACTCCATCAGGCTTATCTCACTGAATTGAACGAAGTGCTGTATGAAATATTTGATGATCAAGTGTTGGTGATCAGCCAGCAACAGGTCATTATCGAAGAGGATTTTATGGAAGAAATGAGGGAATGGATAGATGGCTGA
- a CDS encoding type II toxin-antitoxin system HicA family toxin, which produces MEVRIIGDHHRYEDETGHKVTVPYSSLKDEIAPGTYNNILKQAGLK; this is translated from the coding sequence ATAGAAGTTCGCATCATCGGTGACCATCATCGATACGAAGATGAAACAGGACATAAAGTAACTGTCCCTTACAGCAGCCTCAAAGATGAAATAGCTCCTGGCACGTACAACAACATCCTTAAGCAAGCCGGACTAAAATAA
- a CDS encoding type II toxin-antitoxin system HicB family antitoxin, with product MAHTHYVAYPSVLDDRENDPGTYTVTFPDVPGAISQGVGIPDALAKGAEALELMLYDEKDLPKASYLPDVQADNPEAIVSYIMVDLIAAAKKVKMPVVRKNTTIPVDLAEKAEEAGINFSATLTEALKEKLRV from the coding sequence ATGGCACATACACACTATGTTGCTTATCCATCGGTTCTAGATGACAGAGAAAATGATCCAGGAACATACACAGTAACCTTTCCGGATGTCCCGGGGGCCATTTCCCAAGGTGTTGGAATTCCAGATGCACTTGCTAAAGGTGCCGAGGCATTGGAATTGATGCTTTACGATGAAAAAGACCTGCCGAAAGCCTCCTACTTACCAGATGTCCAAGCAGATAATCCCGAAGCGATTGTGAGCTATATTATGGTTGATCTGATTGCGGCCGCAAAAAAAGTAAAAATGCCTGTTGTCAGAAAGAATACGACAATCCCTGTCGATCTGGCTGAAAAGGCTGAAGAAGCCGGCATCAATTTCTCTGCGACATTAACCGAAGCCTTGAAAGAAAAATTAAGAGTCTAG